CTCTGACCGAGGGCCATCACGACGAAGGCGATGGTCATGACGACCGTGCCCGCCACGAGCCAGGGGCGTCGCCGGCCGAAGCGGGAGGTGGTCCGGTCGGAGAGCCGGCCGAACAGCACGTTGCCGATCACGGCGAACAGCGCGCCGAACCCGGCGATGATCCCCACGGCCGTCGTCTGCTCCGCGAGCGGGACGACCGACTGCACCTTGAGGCCGATGCCGATGATCGCCGGCCCCAGCAGGGCGATGAAGAAGATCAGCTGCGCGAAGACCAGGCCGCCGACGAACTTCGGCCCGACCTCCTTCGTGGGCTCCTTGAACCAGTGGTGCTCGTGCGGGTTCGCCAGGTCCACGGCGCCCGGTGATCCGTCGCTGGGTGGTGTGCCCCCGTAGGGGTCGTCGTGCGTGCTCATGGCAGGTGCTCCTTCGCTCCTGGGTTGCTGAGTTGCTGACGAGCGTATTCCTGCAGTTACACGCGTCAGTGACACGCGCCAGTTGCGCGTGTCAGTACCGTAGGGCATCGTGGCGAGCATGGCAACGGTTTCGAACGGGGACGGGGGCGGGCGACCGCGCCGCCCGACGGGGGCGGACGTCGCCCGCCGGGCCGGGCTGTCCCGGGCCACCGTCAGCTACGTGCTGAACGACACCCCGCACCAGGCCATCCCCGAGCCCACCCGCCAGCGCGTGCTCGCCGCGGCGGCGGAGCTCGGCTACACGCCGTCGGCGGCTGGTCGCGCGCTGCGCAACGGCCACTCCGAGGTGGTCCTGCTGCTGCTGCCGGACTGGCCCATCGGACCCAGCGTGGGTGAGCTGCTCGAGAGCCTCTCGTCGGCCCTGGCCGAGCTGGGCCTCACCTTCGTCGCCCACCCGCGCTCGACCGGACGTCCGGTGTCCGACGTGTGGAAGGCGATCACGCCGGCCGCCGTCATCACCTTCGAGCAGCTCGACGACGCGGAGACCACGAAGCTGGAGGCGGCCGGGGTGGAGCTGGCCGTCGCCCTGTTCGGGGGCCGCCGCGGGGGGCGGGCCCTGGACATCCCCGAGCAGCGGACGGGCCGCCTGCAGGCCGAGCACCTCGCGGCCGCCGGCCACCGGCGGCTGGGCTACGCCTGGCCGGACGACCCGCGGGTCCTGACGTTCGCCCAGCCGCGGCTCGAGGGGGTCCGGCACGCCTGCGCCGATTTCGGGCTGCCCGAGCCGGAGGTCGTCACGGTGCCGCTGACCCCCGAGGGCGTCACCGGCGCCGTGCGGGCGTGGCGGGCCGGGGAGCCGGCCGTCACCGGGATCTGCGCCTACAACGACGAGGTCGCGCTCGCGCTGCTGGCCGGTGCCCGCCGGGTGGGTGTGGACGTCCCGGGCGACCTCGCCGTGGTCGGTGTCGACGACATCCCGGCGAGCGCGGTCTCCCTGCCGACCCTGACCACGGTCCGAGCCGACACGGCGGCCCTGGCCGGGCACATCGCCGAGTCGATCCGGCGCAAGCTCGACGGGCGGCCGGTGAGCCGACGCCCGGGCTCCGACATCCACGCCGTCATCCGACGCGAGTCGGCCTAGTGCCCTGGGTCTGGCCGGCCCTGGCCGGGCTGCTGGGCGCCCTGGCCGGTCTGTGGTTGCGGGGCCGCGGCTACCGACGTCCCGACGACGAGCAGCACCTGGTGGTGCGCCCCTGGAGCGTCCCGGTGCTGGCGGTCCTCGGCGCCGTCGCGGCCGGGCCGTTCCTCGCCGACCAGCCGGCGGTCGTGCTGGGCACGCTCGTGCTGGCGCTGGTCTGGGCCGTCGTGCTGGCCGTCGTCGACCTCGAGGTGCGGCGGCTGCCCGACCGGCTGGTGCTGCCCGCGTACCCCGTCGCCGCCCTGCTGCTGACCGCCTGCAGCGTCGTCACCGGCGAGCCGCTCGCGCTGCTGCGGGCCCTCACCTGCGCCGGGGCGGGAGTCCTCGGCTTCCTGCTGGTCGCGCTGCTGAGCCCGGGAGGTCAGGGCCTCGGCCTGGGGGACGTGAAGCTGGCCGGGGTGCTCGGGGGGCTGCTGGGCTGGTGGGGCTGGTCCGACGCCCTCCTCGGGCTGCTCGGCGGGTTCGTGCTCGGGGGGCTCGGCGCCCTGGTGCTGCTGGTGGCCCGCCGGGTGGACCGGCGCGGTGCG
The window above is part of the Friedmanniella luteola genome. Proteins encoded here:
- a CDS encoding prepilin peptidase, encoding MPWVWPALAGLLGALAGLWLRGRGYRRPDDEQHLVVRPWSVPVLAVLGAVAAGPFLADQPAVVLGTLVLALVWAVVLAVVDLEVRRLPDRLVLPAYPVAALLLTACSVVTGEPLALLRALTCAGAGVLGFLLVALLSPGGQGLGLGDVKLAGVLGGLLGWWGWSDALLGLLGGFVLGGLGALVLLVARRVDRRGAIALGPALLLGAYLALLSAPLT
- a CDS encoding LacI family DNA-binding transcriptional regulator, which produces MATVSNGDGGGRPRRPTGADVARRAGLSRATVSYVLNDTPHQAIPEPTRQRVLAAAAELGYTPSAAGRALRNGHSEVVLLLLPDWPIGPSVGELLESLSSALAELGLTFVAHPRSTGRPVSDVWKAITPAAVITFEQLDDAETTKLEAAGVELAVALFGGRRGGRALDIPEQRTGRLQAEHLAAAGHRRLGYAWPDDPRVLTFAQPRLEGVRHACADFGLPEPEVVTVPLTPEGVTGAVRAWRAGEPAVTGICAYNDEVALALLAGARRVGVDVPGDLAVVGVDDIPASAVSLPTLTTVRADTAALAGHIAESIRRKLDGRPVSRRPGSDIHAVIRRESA